From Spirosoma agri, one genomic window encodes:
- the secA gene encoding preprotein translocase subunit SecA, translating to MINLIAKFFGTKSQRDIKELFPYVEKVNTEFARLKDLSNDELRRVSAELKAQIADELGGIDNQLAELTESVNHPDVDVNEKERLFNQIDKLEADRNVELERVLLAILPRAFAVVKETARRFTNNEQLTVTADDFDREIASRKKNVVIDGDQAHWANRWDAAGTAIKWDMVHYDVQIIGGVVLHQGKIAEMATGEGKTLVATFPAFLNGLAGRGVHIVTVNDYLAKRDSEWMAPLFEFHGLRVDCIDKHQPNSAARKNAYLADITYGTNNEFGFDYLRDNMARETGELVQRKHHYAMVDEVDSVLIDDARTPLIISGPVPRGDEQDYIELKPRVSRVVEAQRKLVYDYLNEAKKKIAAGDEKEGGLALFRAHRGLPKHKPLIKFLSETGNKALLQRTESIYLAENQKLMPEADAPLYFTIDERHNGIDLTEKGIDFITGSGEDPNFFILPDLSIDLNTIDKDSDFSEQEKILHKEAVVRDYAVKTQRINTVNQLLKAYCLFERDTEYVIMDGKVKIVDEQTGRIMEGRRWSDGLHQAVEAKENVKVEDATQTYATVTLQNYFRMYHKRAGMTGTAETEASEFWQIYKMDVVVVPTNRSISRVDEEDKVYRSVREKYNAVVDEIASLVEKGRPVLVGTTSVENSELLSRFLTIRKIQHQVLNAKYHQREAEIVASAGLPGTVTIATNMAGRGTDIKLTPESRAAGGLAIIGTERHESRRVDRQLRGRSGRQGDPGTTQFFVSLEDSLMRLFGSERIAKVMDRMGLEEGEVIQHSMITKSIERAQKKVEENNFGIRKRLLEYDDVMNYQREAIYKRRRNALFGDRLPLDIANTMYDVVEETVNNAEGNYEEIKLQLLTTLGVVPELTTEEFARMKKPDQIRRLYDESEQQYQAKNHAIADKALPVLTQVLNEQGSQIKNIVVPFSDGLHELTVVSDLRDAVASGGKDIVTEMEKAVTLSVIDQEWKEHLREMDDLKQSVQNAVFEQKDPLLVYKFESVELFKRFLNKVNFDTISFLTKADIPAQEPEEVQQEIRQAPAQHRPEPQPKLHTNIEDFDDDHLATGPEEYARRMAENNAMGAGAPPMPAQAGPPRVPARVAKLDRNARVNVQYADGSVKRDVKFKTVESDVISGKAMLID from the coding sequence ATGATTAATCTCATAGCTAAGTTTTTCGGCACTAAATCGCAACGGGACATTAAGGAATTATTTCCTTACGTTGAGAAAGTGAATACCGAATTTGCTCGGTTAAAAGACCTTTCCAACGATGAGTTGCGTCGGGTATCAGCCGAATTGAAAGCTCAGATCGCTGATGAACTTGGCGGCATTGATAACCAGCTTGCTGAACTGACGGAGTCGGTGAACCATCCAGATGTGGATGTCAATGAGAAAGAGCGCCTGTTTAACCAGATTGACAAACTCGAAGCCGATCGTAACGTCGAGCTGGAGCGGGTTCTGTTAGCTATCCTGCCCCGCGCTTTCGCGGTTGTGAAAGAAACCGCCCGCCGGTTTACCAATAACGAGCAGTTGACGGTCACGGCTGACGACTTCGATCGGGAGATTGCTTCCCGTAAGAAAAATGTCGTTATCGATGGCGATCAGGCTCATTGGGCGAACCGCTGGGACGCTGCCGGAACAGCCATCAAGTGGGATATGGTCCACTACGATGTTCAGATCATAGGCGGTGTGGTGCTTCATCAGGGCAAAATTGCGGAGATGGCTACGGGTGAGGGGAAGACCCTTGTGGCTACATTCCCTGCTTTCCTGAATGGCCTCGCCGGACGGGGTGTGCACATTGTCACGGTCAATGATTATCTGGCCAAGCGTGACTCTGAGTGGATGGCCCCACTCTTCGAATTTCATGGTCTGCGGGTAGATTGTATCGACAAGCACCAGCCCAACTCAGCGGCTCGTAAGAACGCGTATCTCGCCGATATCACCTACGGTACGAACAATGAATTTGGCTTCGATTACCTGCGCGATAACATGGCCCGTGAAACCGGCGAACTCGTGCAGCGGAAACACCACTATGCCATGGTGGATGAGGTTGACTCCGTATTGATCGATGACGCCCGGACGCCACTGATCATCAGCGGACCAGTGCCGCGTGGTGATGAACAGGATTATATCGAATTGAAGCCCCGCGTTTCCCGGGTCGTCGAAGCACAACGGAAGCTGGTGTATGACTACCTGAACGAAGCGAAGAAGAAAATTGCGGCTGGCGATGAAAAAGAAGGAGGGCTTGCGCTGTTCCGGGCTCATCGTGGTTTGCCAAAGCACAAACCGCTCATTAAGTTCCTGAGCGAAACGGGCAATAAAGCACTCTTGCAACGAACGGAATCCATCTATCTGGCCGAAAACCAGAAACTGATGCCCGAAGCCGATGCACCCCTGTATTTTACCATCGATGAGCGTCATAATGGCATTGACCTGACTGAGAAAGGCATCGATTTCATTACCGGCTCGGGCGAAGATCCGAATTTCTTTATCCTGCCCGATCTGTCGATTGACCTCAATACCATCGATAAAGACAGCGATTTTTCGGAACAGGAAAAGATTCTGCATAAAGAAGCGGTAGTGCGTGACTATGCGGTCAAAACGCAGCGGATCAACACGGTCAATCAGCTACTGAAAGCCTACTGTTTGTTCGAACGCGATACGGAGTACGTCATCATGGACGGCAAGGTAAAAATCGTAGATGAGCAGACGGGCCGGATCATGGAAGGTCGCCGGTGGTCGGATGGGCTGCACCAGGCGGTTGAAGCAAAGGAAAACGTAAAAGTTGAAGACGCCACCCAGACCTACGCAACCGTTACGCTCCAGAACTATTTCCGGATGTATCACAAGCGGGCTGGCATGACGGGTACGGCCGAAACCGAAGCATCGGAATTCTGGCAGATTTATAAAATGGACGTGGTCGTCGTTCCGACGAACCGATCCATTAGCCGGGTTGATGAAGAAGATAAGGTTTACCGGTCAGTACGCGAGAAATACAACGCGGTAGTGGATGAGATCGCCAGTCTGGTCGAGAAAGGACGACCTGTACTGGTTGGTACAACGTCGGTCGAAAACTCTGAATTGCTGAGCCGGTTTCTGACCATCCGTAAAATACAGCACCAGGTTCTAAACGCGAAGTACCACCAGCGCGAGGCCGAAATTGTTGCATCGGCGGGTCTGCCCGGCACTGTAACCATTGCCACGAACATGGCCGGTCGCGGTACTGATATCAAGCTGACACCGGAATCGCGGGCGGCTGGTGGTCTGGCTATCATCGGTACGGAACGCCACGAATCGCGCCGGGTTGACCGTCAGTTACGCGGTCGTTCGGGTCGCCAGGGTGATCCGGGGACAACGCAGTTCTTCGTTTCGCTCGAAGACAGCCTAATGCGCTTGTTCGGTTCAGAACGGATTGCCAAAGTGATGGACCGTATGGGTCTGGAAGAAGGCGAAGTGATTCAGCACTCGATGATCACGAAGTCAATCGAGCGGGCGCAGAAGAAAGTCGAAGAAAACAACTTCGGTATTCGGAAGCGGTTGCTGGAATATGACGACGTTATGAACTACCAGCGTGAGGCTATTTACAAACGTCGTCGGAATGCACTCTTTGGCGATCGGCTGCCGCTCGATATCGCCAACACAATGTATGACGTTGTGGAAGAAACCGTCAACAACGCTGAAGGAAATTACGAAGAAATAAAGCTTCAGCTTCTGACTACGCTCGGCGTTGTTCCTGAACTGACAACAGAAGAGTTTGCCCGCATGAAAAAGCCGGATCAGATTCGTCGGTTGTATGATGAGTCAGAGCAGCAATATCAGGCGAAGAACCACGCGATTGCCGATAAAGCATTGCCGGTATTGACGCAGGTTCTGAATGAGCAGGGTAGCCAGATCAAAAATATCGTGGTCCCCTTCTCGGATGGTCTCCATGAGCTGACTGTCGTTTCTGACCTGCGCGATGCGGTGGCATCGGGTGGTAAGGATATCGTGACCGAGATGGAAAAGGCCGTGACGCTATCGGTAATCGATCAGGAGTGGAAGGAACACCTTCGCGAAATGGATGATCTGAAGCAGTCGGTACAAAACGCGGTGTTTGAGCAGAAAGACCCGTTACTGGTCTATAAGTTCGAGTCGGTCGAGCTGTTCAAACGGTTCCTCAACAAGGTCAATTTCGATACGATCAGTTTCCTGACCAAGGCGGATATTCCGGCACAGGAACCCGAAGAGGTTCAGCAGGAAATTCGGCAGGCCCCAGCCCAGCATCGGCCGGAGCCACAACCGAAACTACATACGAATATCGAGGACTTTGACGATGACCATCTCGCCACGGGACCGGAAGAATATGCGCGCCGAATGGCCGAGAACAATGCGATGGGGGCCGGAGCGCCACCAATGCCCGCTCAGGCAGGACCTCCCCGCGTACCCGCTCGTGTTGCCAAACTTGACCGGAATGCCCGCGTAAACGTTCAATATGCGGACGGCTCGGTAAAGCGCGACGTTAAATTCAAAACGGTTGAAAGTGATGTGATCAGCGGCAAGGCAATGCTGATCGATTAA
- a CDS encoding SLBB domain-containing protein, translating to MRTTDKLSRYIFLSGPFRIGLLLLMLSGTYLVTAQAPRSRVDQLSDEDVQNFYKRAQASGLSEVQIEQAAMSQGYTLDDIAKMRRRINDIRASSSSSPKSQTITTTGRSFPTDLSRRTDSLATSRARRDTNRGLPVFGASLFENANLSFEPNLRIATPKSYVVGPDDEIRIDISGASTGEFQLKVTPDGTVKVPNLAPVFVAGLTIEQAEQRIISRLRQGGYQGLGQAGSGTTANVTLTNIRSIRITLVGEVVRPGTYTISSLGTAFNALYLAGGPNPQTGSFRKINIIRGNRVIRTIDLYDFILRADQRDNIRLQDQDVIRVADYETRVELTGQVRRPAIFEVLPGETLKTVLGFAGGFGDDAYRASITLRRNTARELRIATITEEQLNTFVPQRGDKYFVGKILERYENRIQVAGAVMRPGDYALEPGLETVKQLIARAEGLRKDAFTNRATIIRERADMDRENLSFDLGKLLRGEVADIPLQRQDSLTVFSIRDLREAYYVTIEGAVNRPDTIAYVSNMSVADLIAQAGGFQEGAKPNLIEVARRIRQDSAGIRTTMLEVYRFSIDRNLQITAVGGSSREFQLQPFDIVYVRTSANYETQKQVTILGEVMQPGNYAIYSREERISDLIKRVGGLKPEAYMAGAQLRRQGQVIGNDLRNIINEPGSEENLLLQDRDTLSIPRRSEIVSMQGAVLNPSSVSFKTDYSFDDYLSEAGGFTDNARKNKAYVVYPNGRKDRTHKFLFFTSRPHVEPGSTVIVPFKPLDTNRLTPGERIGIFSLLATVSIALVNVILR from the coding sequence ATGCGTACCACCGACAAATTGTCACGTTATATCTTTCTTTCAGGGCCGTTTCGTATTGGTTTATTGCTATTAATGCTGTCTGGGACCTATCTGGTAACCGCTCAAGCCCCCCGTTCTAGGGTTGATCAGCTAAGCGACGAAGATGTTCAAAATTTTTACAAGCGTGCGCAGGCTAGCGGTCTTAGCGAAGTTCAGATAGAACAAGCTGCCATGTCGCAGGGGTATACGCTCGATGACATAGCTAAAATGCGCAGACGTATCAACGATATTCGCGCGTCATCGTCATCATCACCAAAAAGTCAAACGATAACTACAACAGGTCGGTCTTTCCCCACTGATCTCTCCCGTCGAACCGATTCATTGGCAACTAGTAGAGCGCGTAGAGATACAAATCGTGGCCTACCGGTTTTTGGGGCTTCCTTGTTTGAAAATGCCAACCTGTCATTCGAACCAAATCTGCGTATTGCCACACCCAAAAGTTATGTGGTTGGCCCCGACGATGAAATCCGGATCGATATCTCCGGCGCTTCGACTGGTGAGTTTCAACTAAAGGTTACACCTGATGGCACGGTCAAAGTGCCCAATTTAGCGCCTGTTTTTGTGGCAGGCCTTACCATTGAACAGGCTGAGCAGCGAATTATCTCTCGTCTGCGGCAGGGAGGGTACCAGGGCCTGGGGCAAGCTGGTAGCGGTACGACTGCCAACGTAACGCTGACCAATATTCGAAGCATTCGTATTACACTGGTAGGTGAAGTCGTGCGTCCCGGTACGTATACCATATCATCACTGGGAACAGCCTTCAATGCTCTTTATCTGGCTGGAGGTCCTAATCCGCAAACGGGGTCTTTCCGGAAGATTAATATTATCAGAGGTAACCGCGTTATACGTACGATTGACTTGTACGATTTTATCCTCAGAGCTGATCAGCGAGATAATATCCGGTTACAGGATCAGGATGTCATCCGGGTTGCTGATTACGAAACTCGGGTTGAACTGACAGGACAAGTACGTAGACCTGCTATTTTTGAAGTGCTGCCCGGTGAGACGCTTAAAACGGTGCTTGGTTTTGCTGGTGGTTTTGGTGACGATGCTTACCGGGCTTCCATCACCCTCCGGCGCAACACCGCCCGGGAACTCCGCATCGCAACGATCACTGAAGAACAACTGAACACGTTTGTTCCACAGCGTGGTGATAAATACTTTGTCGGAAAAATTCTGGAGCGCTACGAAAACAGGATTCAGGTAGCAGGCGCTGTAATGAGACCGGGCGATTATGCACTCGAGCCAGGCCTTGAAACGGTCAAGCAATTGATTGCTCGGGCAGAAGGTTTACGTAAAGATGCCTTCACAAACCGAGCCACCATCATACGCGAGCGTGCGGATATGGACCGGGAAAATTTATCCTTCGACTTAGGTAAACTGCTGAGAGGTGAGGTTGCTGACATTCCCCTTCAACGCCAGGATAGCCTAACCGTGTTCTCGATTCGGGATTTGCGAGAAGCCTATTACGTGACAATCGAGGGGGCTGTCAATCGGCCAGATACTATTGCTTACGTGTCCAACATGAGCGTAGCTGACCTGATTGCTCAAGCAGGTGGTTTTCAGGAAGGGGCCAAACCCAATCTGATCGAAGTGGCCAGACGCATTCGGCAGGACTCCGCAGGTATACGGACGACTATGCTTGAAGTATATCGTTTTTCGATTGATCGTAATTTGCAAATTACTGCCGTAGGAGGAAGCTCGCGGGAGTTTCAGCTTCAACCATTTGATATCGTATATGTGCGCACGTCGGCTAATTACGAAACGCAGAAACAGGTAACCATTTTAGGAGAGGTAATGCAGCCCGGTAACTACGCGATCTACAGCCGTGAGGAACGAATTAGTGATTTGATCAAACGAGTTGGTGGCTTAAAACCTGAAGCGTATATGGCTGGTGCCCAACTCCGGCGACAAGGGCAGGTCATCGGTAACGATTTGCGGAATATTATCAACGAACCCGGATCTGAAGAAAATTTGTTGCTTCAGGACAGAGATACGTTATCAATTCCTCGCCGTTCAGAAATTGTTTCGATGCAGGGAGCTGTATTAAATCCGTCATCCGTTAGTTTCAAAACAGATTATTCGTTTGATGACTACCTCAGTGAAGCTGGGGGATTTACGGATAACGCTCGAAAAAATAAGGCGTATGTTGTCTATCCAAATGGGCGTAAAGATCGTACTCACAAATTTTTGTTTTTTACCTCGAGGCCTCATGTAGAGCCTGGTTCTACAGTGATTGTACCATTTAAGCCTTTAGATACAAACAGATTAACACCAGGTGAACGCATCGGTATTTTCTCTCTACTAGCAACGGTATCTATCGCCTTAGTTAATGTCATACTTCGTTAA
- a CDS encoding Wzz/FepE/Etk N-terminal domain-containing protein, translating to MSFTDTGEEEPNKGHEIEIRLIDIVQFLKSSRRLMIVGALIGLLIGALYAFSKHNMYTSEVTVLPEIQGKGAGNLGGLGSLAGLAGINLDNVNGQDAIRPDLYPNVLLSVPFALHLLEQRVYSQKLKGEMSFKEFIYKINDSVYKGWLGGLFPKDEKKAEEKLDPKNFSQAVQVTKEQDELIKIVQNSTTATYDKKTGMLLITAIEPDPVVAATVARLSLDYLTNYVTTYRTEKARKQVDFLLKQVLEAKSRYQYAELALSSYRDRNRNLYLNTAKIDEQRLQADYILTQTIYNDLSKQLEQAKIKVQEDTPVFKTLEPPTIPLTKSGPKRTLIMFGFMAAGVAVTFFILLIRLVLNRTTTHIL from the coding sequence ATGTCATTCACTGATACTGGAGAAGAGGAACCCAATAAAGGGCACGAAATAGAAATCCGATTAATTGATATTGTACAATTTTTGAAAAGTAGCCGACGGCTGATGATAGTAGGAGCATTGATAGGTCTCTTAATTGGTGCGTTGTATGCTTTTTCCAAACACAATATGTACACATCTGAAGTTACAGTGCTTCCTGAAATACAAGGGAAAGGCGCAGGTAATTTAGGTGGTTTAGGGTCATTAGCGGGCTTAGCGGGTATAAATCTTGATAATGTAAATGGTCAGGATGCGATACGTCCTGACTTATATCCTAACGTTCTACTAAGTGTTCCCTTTGCTCTTCACTTATTAGAACAGCGAGTATACTCTCAAAAACTTAAGGGTGAAATGTCTTTTAAGGAATTTATATATAAAATAAATGATAGTGTATATAAAGGTTGGTTAGGAGGTCTATTTCCTAAAGATGAGAAAAAAGCTGAAGAAAAGCTTGATCCTAAGAACTTTAGTCAAGCTGTTCAAGTAACTAAAGAACAGGACGAACTAATTAAAATAGTACAAAACAGTACAACTGCTACGTATGACAAAAAAACAGGTATGCTTTTAATTACGGCTATTGAACCTGACCCCGTTGTAGCGGCTACTGTTGCTCGTTTATCACTAGACTATTTGACAAATTATGTGACTACGTACCGTACTGAAAAAGCTCGTAAACAAGTTGATTTTTTACTAAAACAGGTATTAGAGGCTAAAAGTCGATATCAGTATGCTGAACTGGCTTTATCGAGCTACCGTGACCGCAATAGAAACTTATATCTGAATACTGCTAAAATAGATGAGCAACGACTTCAAGCTGACTACATACTTACCCAAACGATATATAACGATCTATCAAAGCAGTTAGAACAAGCAAAGATTAAAGTGCAGGAAGATACACCCGTGTTTAAAACACTTGAGCCGCCAACGATACCTTTGACTAAGAGCGGTCCTAAACGCACACTAATTATGTTTGGATTTATGGCCGCGGGTGTAGCTGTTACGTTTTTTATTCTTTTGATACGACTAGTGTTAAATCGTACTACAACACACATTTTATGA
- a CDS encoding GDP-mannose 4,6-dehydratase, which produces MKTALICGVSGQDGAYLAKLLLEKNYHVYGGSRDAQMASFANLDRLSIKEKIKLVSISINDFRSVLQTILKVKPDEIYNLAGQSSVSLSFEQPVETLESISVGTLNLLEAIRFSNLPIKFYNAGSSECFGDTGSEAADEMTPFRPRSPYGVAKAAAFWQVANYREAYKLHASTGILFNHESPLRPERFVTQKIVATACRIAAGSPEVLTLGNIDIARDWGWAPDYVEAMWLMLQKEVPDDYVIATGKTHKLREFIQVIFNSLGLRWKDHIRTDVTFFRPTDIAEGYANSSKAQKELNWVAKYSMEQVAQEMVKAHLVKTQV; this is translated from the coding sequence ATGAAAACAGCATTAATATGTGGTGTATCAGGGCAGGATGGAGCTTACTTAGCAAAATTACTGCTCGAAAAGAATTATCATGTATATGGTGGTTCGCGTGATGCGCAGATGGCTTCGTTCGCAAACTTAGATCGATTATCTATTAAAGAGAAAATCAAATTAGTTTCAATTAGTATCAATGATTTCAGAAGCGTATTACAAACTATTTTAAAAGTAAAACCAGACGAGATATATAATCTAGCTGGGCAGAGTTCTGTTAGTCTGTCGTTTGAACAGCCTGTTGAAACGTTGGAAAGTATAAGTGTTGGGACTCTAAATTTATTAGAAGCTATCAGATTTAGTAACTTACCAATTAAATTTTATAATGCAGGCTCAAGTGAATGCTTTGGTGATACAGGGAGTGAAGCTGCCGATGAAATGACGCCGTTCAGACCGAGAAGTCCATACGGAGTCGCAAAAGCAGCCGCTTTTTGGCAAGTAGCTAATTACCGTGAAGCATACAAACTGCACGCTAGTACTGGAATTTTGTTTAATCATGAGTCTCCATTGCGTCCCGAGAGGTTCGTTACGCAAAAGATTGTAGCAACTGCATGTCGTATTGCTGCTGGTAGCCCCGAAGTGCTAACGTTAGGAAACATTGATATTGCTCGCGATTGGGGGTGGGCGCCTGATTACGTTGAAGCTATGTGGCTTATGCTTCAAAAAGAAGTGCCAGATGACTATGTAATTGCAACGGGTAAAACGCATAAACTTAGAGAGTTTATTCAAGTTATTTTTAACTCATTAGGTCTTCGCTGGAAGGACCATATTCGTACCGACGTAACTTTTTTTCGGCCAACTGACATTGCTGAGGGATATGCAAACTCAAGTAAAGCGCAGAAAGAGTTGAATTGGGTTGCAAAATACAGTATGGAACAGGTTGCTCAGGAAATGGTTAAAGCTCACTTGGTAAAAACACAAGTGTAG
- a CDS encoding lipopolysaccharide biosynthesis protein: MFKLKGDTNKLIRGISFSWLRFILTIGIGLVQTPILFKNLTSNELNFWYVFFSFGAFLQMADLGLVQTISRLIAYIDNSSEVSEKDIIGILSKYKTKQIYVTTLFSFTCILILISFIVYVSFLYSHEALSYELKASFFLYIIGIMFALLSNVPGAMLVGYRDVGPESIVRSIFQILYFLLLLGGLPFYKSILFVSFIFLIQNVGQFVVLHFTFFVRHNKIFKEFVPSKKLIQFNISYSVYKQSMPLVINQMGGWLISQGNIFVAYLVVGSTQISDYAINQQVFTYIASISLVINQTMGPFIAKYYIQNKHEALKELYSSTTIICLSIVSLLLIIQLVCGYEIIDMWVGSEHYLGVTFSVVFALITFLEVNHSVGGNFVWNTSSWPFNGWTLAAGIFNVLLGYLLGKYYGLIGMAFATFVSKLVTLNWFVIYYCLKQLGMFVKDYLFKTFVPLVGTLLILLVVNFYLKVFLQTLNLNIFLIVVMVSISSFMTLVLLTSIIFKSHFLNLYQTVIVKTKNVSTNAFDNYSK, translated from the coding sequence ATGTTTAAATTAAAAGGAGATACGAATAAGCTTATAAGAGGTATTTCCTTTTCGTGGTTAAGATTTATCCTAACAATTGGTATTGGTCTTGTACAAACTCCCATTTTATTCAAAAATCTTACTAGTAATGAGCTAAACTTTTGGTATGTTTTCTTTTCATTTGGAGCCTTTCTTCAGATGGCTGATTTGGGACTTGTTCAGACGATTTCCAGATTGATAGCTTATATAGACAATAGTAGTGAGGTTTCGGAAAAAGATATTATTGGTATTTTATCTAAATACAAGACTAAACAAATATATGTTACAACTCTCTTCTCATTTACGTGTATTTTAATTTTAATTAGTTTTATAGTATATGTATCGTTTTTGTACTCACATGAAGCACTTTCATATGAGTTAAAAGCTTCCTTCTTTCTATACATCATTGGCATCATGTTTGCGCTTTTGTCGAACGTGCCAGGTGCAATGCTAGTTGGTTATCGTGATGTAGGCCCAGAAAGCATTGTAAGAAGTATTTTTCAAATTCTTTATTTTCTTTTACTGCTAGGAGGATTACCATTTTACAAATCAATACTGTTTGTTTCTTTTATTTTCCTGATTCAGAATGTAGGGCAATTTGTAGTGCTTCATTTTACTTTTTTTGTCAGACACAACAAAATTTTCAAAGAATTTGTGCCTTCAAAAAAGCTGATTCAATTTAATATATCTTACAGTGTTTATAAACAGTCAATGCCACTTGTAATTAACCAGATGGGTGGGTGGTTAATAAGTCAAGGTAATATCTTCGTTGCATACCTTGTGGTTGGGTCAACACAAATATCCGATTATGCAATCAATCAGCAGGTATTCACATATATAGCTTCGATATCATTGGTGATTAATCAAACCATGGGCCCTTTTATCGCTAAATATTATATTCAAAATAAGCATGAGGCTTTGAAGGAGTTGTATTCGAGTACCACTATTATATGCCTGTCAATTGTTAGTCTTCTCTTGATAATTCAATTGGTGTGCGGGTATGAAATAATAGACATGTGGGTTGGTAGCGAACATTATTTGGGAGTTACTTTTTCTGTTGTCTTTGCCCTGATTACATTTTTAGAAGTTAATCATTCAGTAGGAGGTAATTTTGTATGGAATACAAGTTCATGGCCCTTTAATGGATGGACGTTAGCTGCTGGGATTTTTAATGTACTTTTAGGCTATTTGTTGGGTAAATATTATGGTTTGATTGGAATGGCTTTTGCTACCTTTGTTTCTAAATTGGTTACTTTGAATTGGTTTGTAATTTACTATTGTTTAAAGCAATTAGGCATGTTTGTGAAGGACTATCTATTCAAGACGTTTGTCCCTTTAGTTGGAACTCTATTAATTTTACTTGTTGTTAATTTTTATCTAAAAGTATTTCTGCAGACTCTAAATTTGAATATTTTCCTTATAGTTGTAATGGTGTCAATATCAAGTTTTATGACATTAGTTTTGTTAACAAGCATAATCTTTAAAAGTCATTTCTTAAACTTGTATCAAACTGTTATAGTCAAAACTAAAAATGTAAGTACGAACGCGTTCGATAACTATTCGAAGTGA